A genomic region of Anopheles coustani chromosome 3, idAnoCousDA_361_x.2, whole genome shotgun sequence contains the following coding sequences:
- the LOC131258683 gene encoding serine protease snake-like, whose amino-acid sequence MVTKGVAVFSAIVLGCFLCGVQGVRVAEQKCQEYIKTIASLNPVPVDRTNEFVTQINGVPAKEAEFPHQVRLGQWFYEDYDDPSFIVRCSGALISENYVLVSGHCVWAMGDKYVSLGRHDYTKNSSLPEVQIQHGKNNFIEHPNFKLQSAYDDIGLYLLTEPVNFTSHIYPACLWTDESPLQLNKFTATSFTLGKLENDTDDTHVAKLLVNVIPNAECDAVYVNSTYFDDGLTDNHLCVESPVEWKSACQGDMGGLLQTLEKDSKTVYRLYGVETCGNDCTENPLKFSYTKVQKYLDWIEEIVWGA is encoded by the exons ATGGTGACGAAAGGAGTTGCGGTGTTTAGTGCGATCGTTTTAGGGTGCTTCTTGTGCGGAGTGCAAG GTGTTCGAGTGGCCGAACAAA AATGCCAGGAGTACATCAAGACCATCGCCTCCCTTAACCCCGTGCCGGTTGACCGGACGAACGAGTTCGTGACGCAAATAAACGGAGTCCCTGCGAAGGAGGCCGAGTTCCCGCACCAGGTCCGACTCGGCCAGTGGTTCTACGAGGACTACGACGATCCGAGTTTCATCGTCCGCTGCAGTGGAGCTCTGATCAGTGAAAACTACGTTTTAGTGTCCGGTCACTGCGTTTGGGCTATGGGTGATAAGTATGTTTCTCTTGGGCGCCACGACTACACGAAAAACTCGTCCCTACCGGAGGTACAGATCCAACATGGGAAAAATAACTTTATAGAGCATCCGAACTTTAAGCTGCAATCGGCGTACGACGACATCGGGCTGTACCTTTTGACAGAGCCGGTTAACTTCACCTCCCACATCTATCCGGCCTGTCTCTGGACGGACGAAAGTCCCCTGCAACTGAACAAATTCACTGCAACCTCGTTTACACTGGGGAAGTTAG AGAACGACACGGATGACACGCACGTGGCGAAGCTCCTCGTAAATGTAATCCCCAATGCTGAATGTGACGCGGTATATGTGAACAGTACCTATTTCGATGACGGTCTGACCGACAACCACCTCTGCGTGGAGTCGCCCGTTGAGTGGAAATCGGCCTGCCAAGGAGACATGGGTGGTTTGCTTCAAACTCTTGAGAAGGATTCGAAAACGGTCTACCGCCTGTACGGAGTGGAGACCTGTGGAAATGACTGTACGGAAAATCCTTTGAAGTTTTCCTACACTAAGGTTCAAAAGTATCTAGATTGGATCGAGGAGATTGTCTGGGGCGCCTAG